The Streptomyces sp. NBC_01244 genome contains a region encoding:
- a CDS encoding carboxylate-amine ligase yields the protein MSLTVSTPSAGRERDASVPGRVPVLTMGVEEEFLLVDRGSRAPVGRGPRVIDAAARTLGPLVQPEFFTAQVEVCTSPTTNAAALRSELSRIRAEVIRAAAAEECLLLAAGTPVVPPEHPLTVTPDERYRRMESRYARVLGDYDQAVCGCHVHIGVDCRAQALDLANRMRPWLPVLQALAANSPFDRGRDSGYASWRAVEHARWPTVGPAPVLDEAGYEHCAEELVRSGTVLDRRMIYWYARPSEHVPTLEIRVADVNARIGTVVLLAVLVRGLAATLRAEAAEGAPAPEPHSARLREAHLLAAAHGLHGAGLDPVDGAPVPAWTLIARLRGRAAPGLAASGDSELVDALLEEVRTEGTGAARQRAAHRRHGRLCRVVDSLVEAVAAG from the coding sequence ATGTCACTGACCGTATCCACACCCTCGGCCGGACGGGAAAGAGACGCGTCCGTCCCCGGACGGGTCCCGGTCCTGACGATGGGGGTGGAGGAGGAGTTCCTGCTCGTCGACCGCGGCAGCCGGGCCCCGGTGGGGCGCGGCCCCCGCGTCATAGACGCCGCCGCGCGCACGCTCGGTCCGCTGGTCCAGCCGGAGTTCTTCACCGCCCAGGTGGAGGTCTGCACCAGCCCCACGACGAACGCCGCGGCGCTCAGATCGGAGCTGTCCCGGATCCGGGCGGAGGTGATCCGCGCCGCGGCCGCCGAGGAGTGTCTGCTGCTGGCGGCGGGAACTCCCGTCGTACCTCCCGAGCATCCGCTGACGGTCACGCCCGACGAGCGCTACCGCAGGATGGAGTCGCGCTACGCCCGGGTCCTCGGCGACTACGACCAGGCCGTCTGCGGCTGCCACGTCCACATCGGGGTCGACTGCCGGGCCCAGGCCCTCGACCTCGCCAACCGGATGCGCCCCTGGCTGCCCGTGCTCCAGGCCCTCGCGGCCAACTCTCCCTTCGACCGGGGCAGGGACTCCGGTTACGCCAGCTGGCGAGCCGTGGAGCACGCCCGCTGGCCGACCGTCGGGCCCGCCCCCGTCCTGGACGAAGCCGGGTACGAACACTGCGCCGAGGAGCTCGTGCGCAGCGGCACGGTGCTGGACCGGCGGATGATCTACTGGTACGCCCGCCCGTCCGAGCACGTGCCCACGCTGGAGATCCGCGTGGCCGATGTGAACGCACGGATCGGCACGGTCGTCCTCCTGGCCGTTCTCGTACGGGGCCTGGCCGCCACCCTGCGCGCGGAGGCCGCCGAGGGTGCGCCGGCCCCCGAGCCGCATTCGGCGAGGCTCCGCGAAGCCCACCTGCTCGCGGCCGCCCACGGCCTGCACGGCGCCGGCCTGGACCCGGTCGACGGCGCCCCGGTGCCCGCGTGGACCCTGATCGCCCGACTGCGGGGCCGGGCCGCCCCCGGACTCGCGGCGTCGGGCGACTCGGAGCTCGTCGACGCCCTGCTCGAGGAGGTCCGGACCGAAGGCACCGGGGCGGCCCGGCAGCGCGCCGCGCACCGGCGTCACGGTCGCCTCTGCCGGGTCGTGGACAGCCTCGTCGAGGCGGTGGCCGCGGGCTGA
- a CDS encoding type 1 glutamine amidotransferase domain-containing protein, whose amino-acid sequence MRIAFLTAPEGVEEIELTEPWEAVQKAGWNPQLVSTGPGRVRAYHHLDEAGSFPVDHILAGDTSDAFDALVLPGGLAGPDALRLDERAVGFTRSFFETGKPVAAICHAPWLLVEADVVRGRTLTSWPSLATDIRNAGGTWVDEPLRVCQAAPSTLVTSRKPDDLDAFCAALVEQFGSVDGHGRT is encoded by the coding sequence GTGCGCATCGCCTTTCTGACCGCGCCCGAGGGCGTGGAGGAGATCGAACTCACGGAGCCCTGGGAGGCCGTCCAAAAGGCCGGCTGGAATCCGCAGCTGGTGTCGACCGGACCGGGCCGGGTCCGTGCGTACCACCATCTCGACGAGGCCGGCAGCTTCCCCGTCGACCACATCCTCGCCGGCGACACCTCGGACGCCTTCGACGCCCTCGTGCTGCCCGGCGGGCTCGCCGGCCCCGACGCCCTGCGGCTGGACGAGCGGGCCGTCGGGTTCACCCGCAGCTTCTTCGAGACGGGCAAGCCCGTCGCGGCGATCTGTCACGCGCCGTGGCTGCTGGTGGAGGCGGACGTGGTCCGGGGTCGCACACTGACCTCGTGGCCGAGCCTGGCCACCGACATCCGCAACGCCGGGGGCACGTGGGTGGACGAACCCCTGCGCGTCTGCCAGGCCGCGCCCTCGACGCTCGTCACCAGCCGCAAACCGGACGACCTCGACGCCTTCTGCGCGGCGCTCGTCGAGCAGTTCGGGAGCGTGGACGGGCACGGGCGGACCTGA
- a CDS encoding DUF5133 domain-containing protein has translation MATTPCSARDALRILATAADLADVPVEDLAAAMTGTSRGTALPARLERALRRAVEAARTRGTAGGPRPAGLAPNPTRTEEVLTRLRGCQARLAASPQDPAALRAMDDTAYTLCVLMGRPTALEAITAAEEQLAATPYGSRSGSSGSSGSTLAV, from the coding sequence ATGGCCACGACCCCCTGCTCGGCCCGCGACGCGCTGCGCATCCTCGCGACGGCCGCGGACCTGGCCGACGTCCCCGTCGAGGACCTGGCGGCCGCGATGACCGGCACCTCCCGCGGTACCGCCCTGCCCGCCCGCCTCGAACGCGCCCTGCGCCGCGCCGTGGAAGCCGCCCGGACCCGCGGGACGGCGGGTGGTCCCCGTCCTGCCGGGCTCGCGCCGAACCCCACCCGGACCGAGGAGGTGCTGACCCGGCTGCGCGGCTGTCAGGCCCGGCTCGCGGCCTCACCGCAGGACCCTGCGGCCCTGCGGGCCATGGACGACACCGCGTACACCCTGTGCGTGCTGATGGGCAGGCCCACCGCCCTCGAAGCCATCACCGCGGCGGAGGAACAGCTCGCCGCCACGCCCTACGGGTCGCGCTCGGGGTCCTCGGGGTCCTCGGGGTCGACGCTGGCGGTGTAG
- a CDS encoding DUF6328 family protein, with the protein MANGTDQRGRDESPEERADRQWQELVQEIRVAQTGVQILFGFLLTVAFAPVFAGLPQTEKAIYVVTVVLGSLATGALIGPVAFHRLVSGRRIKPEAVAWAARLTFTGLLLLLATSTSALLLVLRVATGNALATWLVGGVFAWYVLCWFVLPLWARVRYTASVDPEDPEDPERDP; encoded by the coding sequence ATGGCGAACGGGACGGACCAGCGGGGACGGGACGAGTCGCCGGAGGAACGCGCCGACCGGCAGTGGCAGGAACTGGTCCAGGAGATCCGGGTCGCCCAGACGGGTGTCCAGATCCTGTTCGGGTTCCTGCTGACAGTGGCCTTCGCCCCCGTGTTCGCGGGGCTCCCGCAGACCGAGAAGGCGATCTACGTCGTGACGGTGGTCCTGGGATCCCTGGCGACCGGCGCCCTGATCGGCCCCGTGGCCTTCCACCGTCTCGTCTCGGGGCGCAGGATCAAGCCGGAGGCCGTCGCGTGGGCCGCGCGCCTGACCTTCACCGGCCTCCTGTTGCTCCTGGCCACCAGCACCTCGGCCCTGCTCCTCGTCCTCAGGGTCGCGACCGGCAACGCCCTGGCGACGTGGCTCGTCGGCGGCGTGTTCGCCTGGTACGTGCTGTGCTGGTTCGTGCTGCCCCTGTGGGCACGCGTCCGCTACACCGCCAGCGTCGACCCCGAGGACCCCGAGGACCCCGAGCGCGACCCGTAG
- a CDS encoding Rho termination factor N-terminal domain-containing protein produces the protein MTKAELYEKAAAAGIPGRSGMTRDELRDALTASASASDTGSGRRSRKAA, from the coding sequence ATGACCAAGGCGGAGCTCTACGAGAAGGCCGCGGCGGCCGGGATCCCCGGGCGCTCCGGCATGACCCGCGACGAACTCCGCGACGCACTCACCGCCTCCGCCTCCGCCTCCGACACCGGGTCCGGCCGCCGCTCGCGCAAGGCAGCCTGA
- the ku gene encoding non-homologous end joining protein Ku, whose translation MARPVWAGVLSFGLVSLPVGLYTATDSHTIHFHQLQRGTSDRVRNKRVNERTGEEVPFDEIVKGFDDGDAYVLVEPEELDEIAPGRSRSLDIEVFVDLAEVDPIFFDATYYLAPKGKEYGKIYSLVQQALGKAEKAGIARFVMRSHEYLVAVKAENGLLTCHTLHWADEIRDPRAEIDSLPRKAKAAPKELRMAEQLVEALSMEWKPEEFHDTFREKVAALIKAKRAGESVEKAEPAADSRRRCVRASSGPRPGARAPGGSTGRPRNARRSLRGGRPGRRTRRA comes from the coding sequence ATGGCGCGACCGGTGTGGGCGGGAGTACTGAGCTTCGGCCTGGTCAGCCTGCCCGTGGGCCTCTACACGGCGACCGACAGCCATACGATCCACTTCCACCAGCTGCAGCGCGGCACCTCCGACCGCGTCCGCAACAAGCGGGTCAACGAGCGGACCGGGGAGGAGGTGCCCTTCGACGAGATCGTCAAGGGCTTCGACGACGGCGACGCGTACGTGCTCGTGGAGCCGGAGGAGCTGGACGAGATCGCGCCGGGCCGGTCCCGGTCGCTCGACATCGAGGTGTTCGTGGATCTGGCCGAAGTCGATCCGATCTTCTTCGACGCGACCTACTACCTGGCGCCGAAGGGCAAGGAGTACGGGAAGATCTACAGCCTCGTCCAGCAGGCCCTCGGAAAGGCGGAGAAGGCCGGGATCGCCAGGTTCGTGATGCGCAGCCACGAATACCTCGTGGCCGTGAAGGCGGAGAACGGCCTGCTCACCTGCCACACGCTCCATTGGGCCGACGAGATCCGCGATCCCCGTGCGGAGATCGACTCCCTGCCGCGCAAGGCCAAGGCCGCGCCGAAGGAGCTGCGCATGGCCGAGCAACTGGTCGAGGCGCTCAGCATGGAGTGGAAGCCCGAGGAGTTCCACGACACGTTCCGGGAGAAGGTCGCCGCCCTGATCAAGGCGAAGCGGGCGGGCGAGAGCGTGGAGAAGGCGGAGCCCGCGGCCGACTCGCGGAGGCGCTGCGTGCGAGCGTCGAGCGGGCCGCGGCCGGGGGCGCGGGCACCAGGGGGAAGCACGGGAAGACCCCGAAACGCGCGCAGGAGCCTGCGCGGGGGAAGGCCGGGGCGAAGGACCCGCAGAGCATGA
- a CDS encoding ATP-binding protein, with protein sequence MTLHLRQHSDLDGTTAAGTARDLTRHFFDDASRGGRSVAPAVMDTTLLLVSELVTNAIRHTADGCVLDLELEPDEIAIDVTDYSDAEPRLRAPDLEGGGGWGWALVHRLGSGVRIRHRPGGKTIHTGVRLFPPH encoded by the coding sequence ATGACTCTCCATCTGAGACAGCACAGCGATCTTGACGGGACGACCGCGGCCGGCACGGCCCGCGACCTCACCCGGCACTTCTTCGACGACGCCTCGCGCGGCGGGCGCTCCGTGGCCCCCGCGGTCATGGACACGACGTTGTTGCTCGTCAGCGAACTCGTCACCAACGCGATCCGCCACACGGCGGACGGCTGCGTGCTGGACCTCGAACTGGAGCCCGACGAGATCGCCATCGACGTCACCGACTACAGCGACGCGGAGCCGCGTCTGAGAGCGCCCGACCTGGAAGGCGGCGGTGGATGGGGCTGGGCCCTGGTCCACCGGCTCGGCAGCGGCGTACGCATCCGGCACCGGCCGGGCGGCAAGACCATCCACACCGGTGTCCGGCTGTTCCCGCCGCACTGA
- a CDS encoding D-alanyl-D-alanine carboxypeptidase family protein, whose protein sequence is MSAHAFLSRSAELPGRGRLAACRAGDAAVAAARRAVSAAPLPWPHEGQASVEVEGVGCLGTVGEQRPVPIASITKVMTGYVVLREHPLGPRDSGPTIRVDGAAARESGSTIESVVPVEEGQEFSLRQLLAYMLIPSGNNIARLLARWTAGCEAAFVRRMNESAAELGMTRTRFTGSCGMDIGNTSTAGDLLVLARTVMRDEAFRTIVATPSVRLPGNRGEARTTNRLLGRHGVAGLKTGTSTPAGGNVLWAAYKEVDGSRRLVLGAVLAQRSGCSPVRARAAVWAHSRRLVEAVQRAPLDELAALGPSAQAAPPSPTRPNPGAGRGVGPGGAVALSGRGRAG, encoded by the coding sequence ATGTCCGCCCACGCCTTCCTCAGCCGATCCGCCGAACTGCCCGGACGGGGCCGGCTCGCTGCCTGCCGCGCCGGTGACGCGGCCGTCGCCGCCGCCCGCCGCGCGGTGTCGGCGGCGCCGCTGCCCTGGCCCCACGAGGGCCAGGCGAGCGTGGAGGTGGAGGGGGTCGGCTGCCTCGGGACGGTCGGCGAACAGCGCCCGGTGCCCATCGCGAGCATCACCAAGGTGATGACCGGCTACGTGGTCCTGCGGGAGCATCCCCTGGGCCCGCGGGACTCCGGTCCCACGATCCGCGTCGACGGGGCGGCCGCCCGCGAGTCCGGTTCCACGATCGAATCGGTGGTGCCCGTCGAGGAAGGGCAGGAGTTCTCCCTGCGGCAACTGCTCGCGTACATGCTGATTCCCTCGGGCAACAACATCGCCAGGCTCCTCGCCCGCTGGACCGCCGGCTGCGAAGCGGCCTTCGTGCGCCGGATGAACGAGTCGGCCGCGGAACTCGGCATGACCCGTACCCGGTTCACCGGCTCGTGCGGCATGGACATCGGGAACACCAGCACGGCCGGCGACCTGCTGGTCCTGGCCCGCACGGTCATGCGGGACGAGGCGTTCCGGACCATCGTCGCCACCCCCTCGGTCCGGCTCCCGGGAAACCGGGGCGAGGCGCGCACCACCAACCGGCTGCTCGGCCGGCACGGTGTCGCCGGGCTGAAGACGGGCACCAGCACCCCGGCCGGGGGCAACGTCCTGTGGGCCGCGTACAAGGAGGTCGACGGCAGCCGCAGACTGGTCCTCGGCGCCGTGCTCGCGCAGCGCAGCGGCTGCTCCCCGGTGCGCGCCCGGGCCGCCGTCTGGGCCCACAGCCGCCGCCTGGTCGAAGCCGTCCAGCGCGCACCGCTCGACGAACTCGCGGCGCTCGGGCCCTCTGCGCAGGCGGCGCCCCCGTCCCCGACGCGGCCGAACCCCGGCGCGGGGCGCGGCGTCGGGCCGGGCGGGGCGGTCGCCCTGTCTGGTCGCGGTCGGGCGGGGTAG
- a CDS encoding CsbD family protein, with amino-acid sequence MSGEQKMKAKKEQAKGKAKEAMGRTVGNESLTAEGRAEQMKGDARQAKEKAKDALKD; translated from the coding sequence GTGTCGGGTGAGCAGAAGATGAAGGCCAAGAAGGAACAGGCCAAGGGCAAGGCCAAGGAAGCGATGGGCCGCACGGTCGGGAACGAGAGCCTGACCGCCGAGGGGCGCGCGGAGCAGATGAAGGGTGATGCGCGCCAGGCCAAGGAGAAGGCCAAGGACGCCCTCAAGGACTAG
- a CDS encoding DUF4235 domain-containing protein — protein METSKIAYKPVGLALGATGGLLAGLAFKQIWKRLGHEDDAPSATDEDRTWREILIAAALQGAVFAAVKAAIDRGGAVAAKRLTGTWPA, from the coding sequence GTGGAGACCTCGAAGATCGCCTACAAACCCGTGGGGCTGGCGCTCGGCGCCACAGGGGGTCTGCTGGCCGGTCTGGCCTTCAAGCAGATCTGGAAACGGCTCGGCCACGAGGACGATGCGCCGAGCGCCACGGACGAGGACCGTACGTGGCGGGAGATCCTCATCGCCGCGGCCCTCCAAGGCGCCGTGTTCGCCGCGGTCAAGGCCGCGATCGACCGTGGCGGCGCGGTGGCGGCCAAACGCCTGACCGGCACCTGGCCCGCCTGA
- a CDS encoding isoamylase early set domain-containing protein has product MLERKRRKQTTDVTFVLPGDLPPGPVSVVGTFNDWHPGAHVLAPRTDGTRAVTVALPAKATHSFRYLAAGDYWFDEPAADGHEEGNSRLNT; this is encoded by the coding sequence GTGCTGGAGCGCAAGCGCCGGAAACAGACGACCGACGTCACCTTCGTACTTCCCGGTGACCTCCCGCCCGGGCCGGTGAGCGTCGTGGGAACGTTCAACGACTGGCATCCCGGCGCGCACGTCCTCGCACCCCGGACCGACGGGACGCGCGCCGTGACCGTCGCCCTCCCCGCCAAGGCCACCCACAGTTTCCGCTACCTCGCGGCAGGCGACTACTGGTTCGACGAGCCGGCCGCCGACGGGCACGAGGAGGGCAACAGCCGCCTGAACACGTAA
- a CDS encoding AI-2E family transporter: protein MERPLPGVRGWFGRVKQGAAGLGERRARLHAQREADAAAAWEEPVPPRASQGPPGAGARDPAAAVPWGVRVAAEAGWRFLVLAATVWVLMRVIGAVRLVALALVVALLVTALLQPTVARLHRSGLSRGAATALTATCGFVMLGLVGWFVVWQVLDNLDNLSDRVQEGIGELKQWLIDSPLHVTEQQINDIADSLSDTIGTSTSEITSTGLQGVTVLVEVITGLLLAMFATLFLLYDGRRIWQWTLRLVPAAARPGVAGAGPPAWRTLTAYVRGTMIVAMIDAVFIGVGIYFLGVPLAVPIGVVIFLSSFVPLVGAVVSGALAVVVALVTDGVFTALMALMVVLVVQQIEGHVLQPFILGRAVRVHPLAVVLAVATGGTIAGIGGAVVAVPLVAVANTVITHLRAHPARAVTGAEPPSPPSPPSGAPPEDPKADPRAEAEAEDGPDP from the coding sequence GTGGAGCGACCTCTGCCCGGAGTGCGCGGATGGTTCGGGCGCGTGAAGCAGGGCGCCGCGGGGCTCGGCGAGCGCCGGGCCCGGCTCCATGCCCAACGTGAGGCGGACGCCGCCGCGGCATGGGAGGAACCGGTTCCGCCCCGGGCGTCGCAGGGGCCGCCCGGCGCCGGAGCACGGGATCCCGCGGCCGCGGTGCCCTGGGGGGTACGGGTGGCGGCGGAGGCCGGCTGGCGGTTCCTGGTGCTCGCCGCCACCGTCTGGGTGCTGATGCGGGTCATCGGGGCGGTACGGCTGGTCGCCCTCGCCTTGGTGGTCGCGCTCCTGGTCACCGCGCTGCTCCAGCCGACCGTCGCCCGGCTGCACCGGAGCGGGCTGTCGCGGGGCGCGGCGACGGCCCTGACCGCGACCTGCGGATTCGTGATGCTCGGACTGGTCGGCTGGTTCGTCGTCTGGCAGGTGCTCGACAATCTGGACAACCTCTCGGACCGGGTTCAGGAGGGCATCGGCGAGCTCAAACAATGGCTGATCGACAGTCCGCTGCACGTCACGGAACAACAGATCAACGACATCGCCGACAGTCTGAGCGACACCATCGGCACCAGTACGAGCGAGATCACCTCCACCGGCCTCCAGGGCGTCACCGTCCTGGTGGAGGTGATCACCGGACTGCTGCTGGCCATGTTCGCCACCCTCTTCCTGCTGTACGACGGCAGGCGCATCTGGCAGTGGACCCTGAGGCTCGTCCCCGCGGCGGCCCGTCCGGGGGTCGCCGGCGCCGGCCCGCCCGCCTGGCGGACCCTCACCGCCTACGTGCGCGGCACCATGATCGTCGCGATGATCGACGCGGTCTTCATCGGCGTGGGCATCTACTTCCTGGGCGTCCCGCTGGCCGTTCCGATCGGCGTGGTGATCTTCCTGTCCTCCTTCGTGCCGCTCGTGGGCGCCGTCGTCTCCGGCGCACTGGCGGTCGTGGTCGCCCTCGTCACCGACGGGGTCTTCACCGCCCTGATGGCGCTGATGGTCGTCCTCGTGGTGCAGCAGATCGAAGGACACGTGCTCCAGCCGTTCATCCTGGGCCGGGCCGTGCGGGTCCACCCGCTCGCCGTCGTCCTGGCCGTCGCCACGGGCGGCACCATCGCGGGGATCGGCGGGGCCGTCGTGGCGGTCCCGCTCGTCGCCGTGGCCAATACGGTGATCACCCACCTACGGGCCCACCCCGCCCGCGCCGTCACGGGAGCGGAGCCCCCGTCACCCCCGTCACCCCCGTCCGGCGCCCCGCCGGAGGATCCGAAGGCGGATCCGCGGGCAGAGGCAGAGGCGGAGGACGGCCCGGACCCCTGA
- a CDS encoding flavin reductase family protein, with translation MTETELDAFADVLDGPVYVVTAATAGAGRGAGAPDERAGCLVGFASQCSIRPPRFMVWLSTLNHTFRVACRASHLAVHVLGRDQRELAELFGGETGDRTDKFARAEWVPSTDGSPLLTGAPAWFVGRIETRIDGGDHMGFLLAPTEVSPALRDVPELMRYGDVRAIAPGHPA, from the coding sequence GTGACGGAAACGGAACTGGACGCCTTCGCCGACGTCCTGGACGGCCCCGTGTACGTCGTCACGGCCGCCACGGCCGGTGCCGGACGCGGAGCCGGGGCGCCGGACGAGCGGGCGGGCTGTCTCGTCGGCTTCGCCTCGCAGTGCTCGATCAGGCCGCCGCGCTTCATGGTGTGGCTGTCCACGCTCAACCACACGTTCCGCGTCGCGTGCAGGGCCTCGCACCTCGCGGTGCACGTGCTCGGCCGCGACCAGCGGGAGCTGGCGGAGTTGTTCGGCGGTGAGACGGGCGACCGGACGGACAAGTTCGCCCGCGCCGAGTGGGTGCCCAGCACGGACGGCAGTCCGCTGCTGACCGGCGCACCCGCATGGTTCGTCGGCCGGATCGAGACACGGATCGACGGGGGCGACCACATGGGCTTCCTCCTGGCGCCCACCGAGGTCTCCCCGGCGCTGCGGGACGTACCCGAGCTGATGCGGTACGGCGACGTCAGGGCGATCGCCCCCGGACACCCGGCCTGA
- a CDS encoding phospholipase D family protein: protein MPASDWLLAPGERGNTATRLEHRRADGAAWSEGNEARPLVHGATYFAELLARVRAMCAGDLLLFTDWRGDPDERLRGPGTEIAAVLGAAAGRGVIVKGLLWRSHLDGFRFSEEENRSLSQDVEAAGGECLLDLRVRPGGSHHQKMVVLRHPGSPERDVAYVGGIDLCHNRNDDADHRGDRQSLPLAPRYGPHPPWHDVQLALSGPVVGDVEAVFRERWEDPAPLSRSPLMRLRELLDREDTHADALPPQEPDPPPCGTHAVQVLRTYPNRLLRGYPFAPDGERSIARAYLKALKRARTLIYVEDQYLWSPRVVDCFAQALRTCPRLRLAAVIPSVPEQDGLLSGPMNLIGRITALEELRRAGGDRVAVYGLENRAGTPVYVHAKVCVIDDVWAAVGSDNVNLRSWTHDSELSCAVLDRAADPRPPSDPGGLGDGARPFARELRLELMREHLDAGDGEEATPSADVLCDPSAAFDRLGEAAAALDAWHAAGCRGPRPAGRLRRYAAPRLPTVRRLLATPLHHALVDPDGRPVRMRLRGGF, encoded by the coding sequence ATGCCCGCCTCGGACTGGCTCCTGGCACCTGGAGAGCGCGGCAATACGGCCACCCGGCTGGAGCATCGCCGGGCGGACGGGGCGGCGTGGTCCGAGGGCAACGAGGCCCGTCCGCTCGTCCACGGCGCCACGTACTTCGCCGAGCTCCTCGCACGGGTCCGGGCGATGTGCGCCGGCGACCTGCTCCTGTTCACCGACTGGCGCGGCGATCCCGACGAGCGGCTCCGCGGACCCGGTACGGAGATCGCGGCCGTGCTGGGCGCGGCGGCCGGGCGCGGTGTCATCGTCAAAGGCCTGCTGTGGCGCTCCCATCTGGACGGCTTCCGGTTCAGCGAGGAGGAGAACCGGTCCCTCAGCCAGGACGTGGAGGCGGCGGGCGGTGAGTGCCTGCTCGACCTGCGCGTGCGGCCCGGCGGATCGCACCACCAGAAGATGGTGGTGCTGCGGCACCCCGGCAGCCCGGAGCGCGATGTCGCGTACGTCGGCGGGATCGATCTCTGCCACAACCGCAACGACGACGCCGACCACCGCGGCGACCGCCAGTCGCTGCCCCTGGCACCCCGGTACGGTCCGCACCCCCCGTGGCACGACGTCCAGCTCGCCCTGAGCGGGCCGGTCGTCGGCGACGTCGAAGCCGTCTTCCGCGAGCGCTGGGAGGATCCCGCGCCGCTCAGCCGCAGTCCGCTGATGCGCCTGCGCGAACTGCTGGACCGGGAGGACACGCATGCGGACGCGCTGCCGCCGCAGGAACCCGACCCCCCGCCGTGCGGCACGCACGCCGTCCAGGTGCTGCGCACCTATCCGAACCGTCTGCTGCGCGGCTATCCCTTCGCCCCCGACGGCGAGCGCAGCATCGCCCGGGCCTACCTCAAGGCGCTGAAGCGGGCCCGGACGCTGATCTACGTGGAGGACCAGTACCTGTGGTCCCCGCGCGTCGTGGACTGCTTCGCCCAGGCCCTGCGCACGTGTCCCCGACTGCGGCTGGCCGCCGTCATCCCCTCCGTTCCGGAGCAGGACGGCCTGCTCAGCGGGCCCATGAACCTGATCGGACGGATCACCGCCCTGGAGGAACTGCGCCGCGCCGGAGGTGACCGGGTCGCGGTCTACGGCCTGGAGAACCGTGCCGGGACCCCTGTCTACGTGCATGCCAAGGTGTGCGTGATCGACGACGTCTGGGCCGCCGTCGGGTCCGACAACGTCAACCTGCGGTCGTGGACGCACGACTCCGAGCTGAGCTGCGCCGTCCTCGACCGGGCCGCCGATCCGAGGCCGCCGAGCGACCCCGGCGGACTCGGGGACGGGGCCCGTCCGTTCGCGCGGGAGTTGCGCCTGGAGCTGATGCGCGAGCACCTCGACGCGGGTGACGGGGAGGAAGCGACGCCGTCGGCGGACGTGCTGTGCGATCCGTCGGCCGCGTTCGACCGATTGGGCGAAGCCGCCGCGGCGCTGGACGCCTGGCACGCGGCCGGGTGCCGTGGCCCGCGTCCTGCGGGGCGCCTGCGCCGCTACGCCGCTCCGCGGCTGCCGACCGTCCGGCGCCTGCTCGCGACCCCGCTGCACCACGCCCTGGTGGACCCCGACGGCCGCCCCGTCAGGATGCGGCTCCGCGGCGGTTTCTGA
- a CDS encoding metallophosphoesterase family protein, which translates to MIRVAAVGDIHLGPDSAGLLRPAFDTLGACADVLLLAGDLTRHGTPVEARVVAAEVAGLAVPVVAVLGNHDYQSDQQEAVTQELRAAGVHVLEGDGVALRLAGTTVGVAGTKGFCGGFAGGSGSEFGEPEMKAFIRYTRSCAEGLGRALAELRAADCALRIALTHFAPVPDTLAGEPREIYPFLGSYLLAEAMDEQGADLAVHGHAHLGTEHGMTAGGIRVRNVAMPVIDRAFAVYHLASDGRAPASDGRAPAPDADPFAPPAAGRPQVPGVTR; encoded by the coding sequence GTGATCCGCGTGGCGGCCGTCGGGGACATCCACCTCGGCCCGGACAGCGCCGGGCTGCTGAGGCCCGCCTTCGACACCCTCGGCGCCTGCGCGGACGTACTGCTGCTGGCCGGAGACCTCACCCGGCACGGCACCCCGGTGGAGGCGCGGGTCGTGGCCGCGGAGGTCGCCGGGCTGGCGGTGCCCGTCGTCGCGGTCCTCGGGAACCACGACTACCAGAGCGACCAGCAGGAGGCGGTCACCCAGGAACTGAGGGCGGCGGGCGTCCACGTCCTGGAGGGCGACGGGGTCGCCCTGCGCCTCGCCGGTACGACCGTGGGCGTGGCAGGGACGAAAGGCTTCTGCGGCGGCTTCGCCGGGGGCAGCGGCAGCGAGTTCGGCGAACCCGAGATGAAGGCGTTCATCCGCTACACCCGCAGCTGCGCGGAGGGCCTCGGGCGGGCACTGGCCGAGCTCCGCGCAGCGGATTGCGCGCTGCGCATCGCGCTGACGCACTTCGCACCCGTACCCGACACCCTGGCGGGCGAGCCGCGGGAGATCTACCCCTTCCTCGGCAGCTACCTGCTCGCCGAGGCGATGGACGAGCAGGGCGCCGACCTGGCCGTCCACGGCCACGCCCACCTCGGGACCGAGCACGGGATGACGGCGGGCGGGATCAGGGTCCGCAACGTCGCCATGCCCGTCATCGACCGGGCCTTCGCCGTCTACCACCTCGCCTCGGACGGGCGCGCACCCGCCTCGGACGGGCGCGCACCCGCCCCGGACGCGGATCCGTTCGCCCCGCCCGCGGCCGGCCGGCCGCAGGTTCCCGGCGTGACGCGGTAG